From one Psilocybe cubensis strain MGC-MH-2018 chromosome 13, whole genome shotgun sequence genomic stretch:
- a CDS encoding UBA domain-containing protein 3 has protein sequence MMNSNPQNKLQKDRNQKILLELASLPGNNICADCKTRMPRWASHSLGIFICVNCASIHRKIGTHITKVKSLTMDDWTKDQIEFMKSMGNVKSNSIYNPNELRHPPPPNLEETERDSEIEQYIRAKYEYRKFIDKSALVASKLGPSRSAASVAPRSVSSPLSSSTQASPPSQPAPPPSAPPRPLVTATDAAATSLAPRLASGSNQASEYPAPTSYYAQNQRSMSHPVPVTQAQHLQQAQRQNTIGGVSSIWDDLNSIAGPVQNSTLPLQYQSSPSFSSAPKPHVNGAIGAQGYPVGVTSAGMGMNPFQSQQIGTNPYSQQQSQSPFAPAQMSSPFSQTTTGTSPAAPSYAQFQASSNPMLSQSTSGTFMQPQAQATLQIQSPVGQSYLSASPSQGFMTPSVSQPQFLSHSPSQPFLSPSPSQQFLSHSPQPQVQQQPPTQGQFGYQSPMSASSAQFGAMGASDSGQSQFLGMTTMQMQQQLLLQQQQQQQMQQQMQQQQMQQQMQTQQQQQLAQQGMFTASQPQMMYGQMFPQSGSYSAGTQQQWGAM, from the exons ATGATGAACTCAAACCCACAAAATAAGCTGCAGAAAGATCGTAATCAAAAGATTCTTCTTGAACTCGCCAGTTTACCTGGAAATA ACATATGCGCTGATTGTAAAACGAGAATGCCACGATGGGCATCTCACAGTCTAGGAATATTTATTTG CGTGAATTGTGCAAGCATTCACAGAAAGATCGGGACACATATTACCAAAGT GAAGAGCTTGACGATGGATGATTGGACGAAGGATCAAATTGAA TTCATGAAGTCGATGGGAAATGTAAAGTCGAATAGCATTTACAACCCTAACGAGCTACGCCACCCACCGCCACCGAATCTCGAAGAGACTGAGAGGGATAGTGAGATTGAGCAGTATATCCGAG CGAAGTATGAGTACAGAAAATTCATTGACAAGTCCGCTTTGGTCGCTTCCAAACTTGGCCCTTCGCGATCTGCTGCCAGTGTGGCACCCCGATCTGTCTCGTCGCCTTTGTCAAGTTCCACACAGGCATCTCCTCCATCACAGCCAGCGCCACCTCCGAGCGCGCCTCCGCGACCGCTTGTCACAGCGACCGACGCGGCAGCGACATCTTTGGCTCCACGTCTCGCTTCCGGTTCAAATCAAGCCTCTGAATACCCTGCCCCTACCTCGTACTATGCGCAAAACCAAAGATCCATGTCGCATCCTGTTCCGGTTACCCAAGCACAACATCTACAACAGGCGCAACGACAGAATACCATAGGTGGAGTCAGTTCAATATGGGATGATCTCAATTCCATTGCTGGTCCGGTCCAAAATTCGACTTTACCTTTACAGTATCAATCGAGCCCTAGTTTCTCCAGTGCACCGAAACCCCACGTAAATGGTGCAATAGGTGCACAAGGATACCCAGTGGGCGTCACGTCGGCAGGAATGGGCATGAATCCATTCCAAAGCCAGCAGATCGGCACGAACCCTTATTCACAACAGCAATCTCAATCTCCGTTTGCCCCGGCTCAGATGTCGTCGCCTTTTTCACAGACGACCACAGGAACATCACCGGCTGCTCCGTCCTACGCTCAATTCCAGGCTTCGAGTAACCCGATGTTGAGTCAGTCGACGTCTGGCACTTTCATGCAACCACAGGCACAGGCGACGCTGCAGATACAAAGTCCTGTGGGACAGAGCTACCTATCTGCGTCTCCCAGTCAGGGGTTCATGACTCCAAGCGTCAGCCAGCCACAATTTCTCTCACATAGCCCCAGTCAACCATTTTTGTCTCCCAGTCCAAGTCAGCAATTCCTTTCCCATAGCCCACAACCCCAagtgcagcagcagccaccGACTCAAGGGCAGTTCGGGTATCAGAGCCCCATGTCGGCGTCGTCGGCTCAGTTTGGCGCGATGGGCGCGTCGGACTCTGGCCAGAGTCAATTTTTGGGAATGACGACTATGCagatgcagcagcagcttctcttgcagcagcagcaacaacaacaaatgcagcagcagatgcaacagcaacaaatgcagcagcagatgcaaacgcagcagcagcaacagcttGCACAACAGGGCATGTTTACGGCCAGTCAGCCGCAGATGATGTACGGCCAGATGTTTCCTCAAAGTGGCAGCTATTCTGCGGGGACCCAACAGCAATGGGGAGCCATGTGA
- a CDS encoding meiotic recombination, whose amino-acid sequence MSLSPDSFTPPPRNGIQTAYPDDTIKIMLATDNHIGYMERDPIRGQDSINTFKEILELAVKHEVDFILLAGDLFHENKPSRDCLYKVSALLREYTLGSKPVEIELLSDPLEGQADGFSFPAINYEDPNLNVAIPVFSIHGNHDDPQGAGAEGALCALDILSVSGLVNYMGKIDLPLSDAEAPTTGIAVKPVLLRKGNTRLGLYGIGNVKDQRMHFELRSNRVRMFMPKDKDKWFNMLLLHQNRVKHGPQEFVPEGMFDENIDLVVWGHEHDCRIIPEPVAGKKYYITQPGSSVATSLADGEAIEKHVALLQIQGKEFGLTPIPLRTVRPFVIEQLVLNEVADDEGINLNDQMSITKFLKAKVNNLIEQADQIWEERNTKALAEGEPEVPRMLPLVRLKVDTTGVTETSNPIRFGQEFQGRVANPRDLLVFHRSKKPVARGAAGHRVHADEPELSIDDPGLTNAEKLSKIRVGTLVREYLVAQELQCLGEGGMSDAIQLFVEKDDANAIQMHVNKSLKNLLSKCSGTEDVELGEEEVDDLLDKAKEQQEKEYQEQYRVAQAKAAEKKKKDNEKDSDKESVDSMMMDLDIDAGDSEFDQLDSEDERPPPKKRGAAATTTTTARSRAKAPAKAPAKAPAKRAPAKGKGKKVQSDSDDVIDLDNDEEDDDVEEEEAPKPVKRTNRLAVLSQPAAKKAPAKKKAATPAPKQSQLTFAPAARSSGTRTAATKARGKKVVDDDDFDDD is encoded by the exons ATGTCCCTGTCCCCAGACAGCTTCACGCCCCCGCCGCGGAATGGCATCCAGACAGCTT ACCCCGATGACACCATCAAAATCATGCTCGCGACAGACAACCATATTGGTTATATGGAGCGCGATCCAATAAGAGGGCAAGACTCTATCAACACCTTCAAAGAAATTCTAGAACTGGCCGTCAAGCACGAA GTCGATTTCATTTTGCTTGCCGGTGATCTGTTCCATGAAAACAAGCCCTCGAGAGATTGCCTTTACAAAGTATCAGCACTGCTGCGCGAGTATACCCTAGGGAGCAAACCAGTAGAAATCGAACTCCTAAGTGATCCACTGGAAGGACAGGCTGATGGTTTTTC ATTCCCCGCGATCAACTACGAAGACCCCAACCTCAACGTTGCCATACCCGTGTTCTCAATACACGGAAACCACGACGATCCACAAGGGGCAGGAGCC GAAGGTGCACTATGCGCTCTAGATATCTTGTCAGTGTCAGGCCTTGTCAATTATATGGGGAAGATCGACCTCCCGCTCTCTGACGCCGAAGCTCCCACCACAGGGATCGCAGTGAAGCCTGTCCTCCTTCGCAAGGGTAACACCAGGCTGGGCCTGTACGGCATCGGAAATGTTAAGGACCAGAGGATGCACTTTGAGCTCAGAAGTAACCGCGTGCGGATGTTCATGCCCAAAGACAAGGACAAATGGTTCAACATGTTACTACTGCATCAAAACAG AGTCAAGCATGGACCGCAGGAGTTTGTTCCGGAGGGAATGTTTGACGAGAATATTGACTTGGTCGTCTGGGGACACGAACATGATTGCCGAATTATCCCAGAACCAGTGGCGGGCAAGAAATACTACATTACCCAACCTGGTTCATCAGTGGCCACATCCCTTGCCGATGGAGAAGCCATTGAGAA GCACGTAGCACTGTTGCAGATCCAGGGCAAGGAATTCGGATTGACCCCCATTCCTCTTCGCACAGTACGGCCTTTTGTGATTGAGCAGTTGGTGCTGAATGAGGTGGCCGATGACGAGGGAATTAATCTTAATGACCAGATGTCTATTACTAAATTCTTGAAAGCAAAG GTTAACAACTTGATCGAGCAGGCGGATCAAATATGGGAAGAACGCAACACAAAAGCATTAGCAGAAGGGGAACCGGAAGTCCCACGCATGCTCCCTCTCGTCCGTCTAAAG GTCGATACAACAGGTGTCACCGAAACCTCCAACCCGATCCGCTTCGGACAGGAATTCCAAGGGCGCGTCGCTAACCCGCGCGACCTGCTCGTCTTCCACCGCAGCAAGAAGCCTGTAGCGCGCGGGGCGGCAGGCCATCGTGTGCATGCGGATGAGCCTGAGCTGAGCATCGACGACCCGGGCCTGACCAACGCGGAGAAGCTCTCCAAAATCCGCGTTGGCACGCTCGTGCGGGAGTATTTGGTTGCGCAGGAGTTGCAGTGCTTGGGTGAAGGCGGCATGTCGGATGCGATCCAGCTGTTTGTGGAGAAGGATGATGCGAATGCTATTCAAAT GCATGTGAACAAGTCGTTGAAAAACCTATTAAGTAAATGTTCGGGCACCGAGGACGTTGAGCTGGGTGAGGAGGAAGTCGATGATCTG CTAGACAAAGCGAAGGAACAACAAGAAAAGGAGTATCAGGAACAATACCGTGTAGCGCAAGCTAAGGCTGCT gagaagaaaaagaaagataatGAAAAAGATTCGGATAAGGAGTCTGTTGattcgatgatgatggacCTCGATATCGACGCGGGCGACTCCGAGTTCGACCAGCTTGACTCGGAGGACGAGCGGCCTCCTCCTAAGAAAAGGGGTGCAGCAGCTACCACTACTACGACGGCTAGGTCCAGGGCAAAGGCTCCTGCCAAAGCACCCGCGAAGGCGCCAGCAAAGAGGGCACCAGCGAAAGGGAAGGGCAAAAAAGTTCAA AGCGACTCGGATGATGTGATTGATTTGGACaatgatgaggaagatgatgatgttgaggaggaagaagccCCCAAGCCTGTGAAACGTACTAACCGATTGGCTGTACTCAGCCAACCCGCCGCGAAGAAAGCGCCTGCGAAGAAAAAGGCAGCCACCCCCGCTCCGAAGCAGAGCCAGCTCACGTTCGCTCCCGCTGCGCGGTCATCCGGCACCCGCACAGCTGCGACAAAGGCGAGAGGGAAGAAGGTT gttgacgacgatgattTCGATGACGATTGA
- a CDS encoding GDP-fucose transporter 1, with protein sequence MAHQNAPAKPASKSLVMGVVAFYLVAALARVCSNKWVLNTTATPLFFLWAQLAIAAGLFMVSDALRLLPDRLTLDLETSKGLIPMVGLNVFGLSFSNYTLKYVDASFYQVARGMVLPFTVLMSFFFLHSRPSLNILLCCGVVTLGFFIGVFLDGTPLSMVGVSFGVASSAITAVHSVVIKQSLNVVGGSALALSWYTNLLSAIVLAPLLILAGEGMDVMKLLFGVNELVTEPGTMSPLATFMWGSAITGVLGFLMSIASLMSIKVTSPITHMVSSAVRGVAASLLGVWLFHDIITTGRASSIAIILLGSGLYTWVKHQESSPGSSTPSKRPSYERVRMEDVEAGEKDFKTKE encoded by the exons ATGGCTCACCAAAATGCGCCAGCGAAGCCCGCGTCCAAGTCGCTTGTC ATGGGCGTTGTTGCCTTTTATCTCGTCGCTGCACTGGCG CGTGTTTGCAGCAACAAATGGGTCCTTAATACCACAGCGAcccctcttttcttcttatGGGCCCAGCTTGCTATTGCAGCTGGCCTGTTCATGGTCTCCGATGCCCTGCGTTTACTGCCAGACAGACTCACCCTCGACCTTGAGACCTCTAAGGGGCTCATTCCCATGGTTGGCTTGAATGTATTTGGCCTTAG CTTCAGCAATTATACCCTCAAATACGTCGACGCCTCATTCTACCAGGTCGCGCGCGGCATGGTCTTGCCCTTCACCGTCCTCatgtcctttttcttcttgcaCTCCCGTCCCTCGCTCAATATCCTTCTCTGCTGCGGTGTAGTCACCCTTGGATTCTTCATTGGGGTTTTCCTCGACGGTACCCCTCTCTCCATGGTCGGCGTTAGTTTCGGTGTTGCCAGTTCCGCCATCACCGCCGTGCACTCGGTCGTTATCAAGCAGAGCCTCAACGTCGTCGGTGGCAGCGCACTCGCACTGTCATGGTACACTAACCTGCTCAGCGCCATTGTGCTCGCACCGCTGCTCATTCTGGCTGGCGAGGGCATGGACGTTATGAAACTGCTCTTCGGTGTCAACGAGCTCGTCACTGAGCCCGGCACGATGTCCCCTCTCGCCACATTCATGTGGGGATCAGCTATCACC GGCGTCCTTGGTTTCCTGATGAGCATTGCGAGCTTGATGTCGATCAAAGTGACTTCCCCGATCACCCATATGGTATCTTCTGCCGTCCGAGGCGTCGCTGCGTCCTTGTTGGGTGTGTGGCTGTTCCACGATATTATTACCAC TGGTCGCGCATCCTCGATCGCTATCATCCTCCTCGGTTCCGGGTTGTACACCTGGGTGAAGCACCAGGAATCATCGCCTGgctcttcaacaccttccaAGCGCCCCTCGTACGAGCGTGTTAGGATGGAAGACGTCGAGGCCGGAGAGAAAGACTTCAAAACCAAGGAGTAA
- a CDS encoding FAD synthase translates to MDFRKIANDVYTFAQQEGSDSLPSLVKEALEVIDQCLDTHGPDKVSLSFNGGKDCTVLLHLYAGALARRLKDNETLKPIHSIYIPVPSPFQVLEDFIEEAAKLYNLDLFSSKPDAGQVESVVTPAPQPNGTGYIETPKPVGKAKGGAGMREALEMYKEMFPHITAILVGTRRTDPHGAKLSHRNMTDPGWPEFERVNPIINWSYTNVWEFLRHFNVPYCSLYDEGYTSLGSTFNTFPNPALLVSQSQPTPPTDTPLTASSILTPPPASPPPPVTTSAPLDYLPTPAQNGDESQSSSLVSSSPSFSPPTATTPALSNGSLSPVSSSSSFLSLSGESTPKPPPRYRPAYELKDGNLERSGRGTSLPQIKAQ, encoded by the exons ATGGACTTCAGAAAGATAGCCAATGACGTCTACACCTTCGCGCAGCAAGAGGGATCTGATTCGCTGCCATCTTTGGTCAAGGAGGCCCTGGAGGTCATCGACCAATGCCTGGACACCCATGG gccagacaaagtctcTTTGAGTTTTAATGGTGGCAAGGACT GCACCGTTCTACTGCACCTGTACGCAGGCGCTCTTGCGCGCAGACTCAAAGACAACGAAACACTGAAACCTATACACTCGATATATATTCCCGTGCCATCACCTTTCCAAGTACTGGAAGACTTCATCGAGGAGGCAGCCAAGCTCTACAACCTCGACCTATTCTCCTCGAAACCAGACGCAGGCCAGGTCGAAAGTGTCGTCACACCAGCGCCACAACCCAACGGCACTGGTTACATCGAAACACCCAAACCCGTAGGGAAAGCAAAGGGCGGCGCAGGAATGCGCGAAGCGCTCGAGATGTACAAGGAGATGTTCCCCCACATCACTGCAATCCTCGTCGGCACGCGGAGAACGGATCCACACGGAG CGAAATTGTCGCATCGAAACATGACCGACCCAGGCTGGCCCGAATTCGAACGTGTAAACCCCATCATCAACTGGTCATACACCAACGTCTGGGAGTTCCTACGGCACTTCAATGTGCCATACTGCTCTTTATACGATGAAGG GTATACCTCCTTAGGATCTACATTCAACACATTCCCGAATCCCGCACTCTTAGTCTCCCAGTCCCAACCTACGCCACCGACAGATACACCACTAACAGCTTCCTCAATCCTCACTCCACCACCAGCATCTCCTCCCCCACCTGTCACCACATCCGCTCCCTTGGATTACTTACCCACGCCTGCGCAGAATGGCGACGAATCGCAGTCGTCTTCTCTTGTTTCTAGCAGTCCATCGTTCTCCCCTCCCACGGCAACCACACCGGCTCTGTCCAACGGTTCGCTTTCCCCGgtatcgtcatcgtcctcatTTTTGTCTTTATCAGGCGAGTCGACGCCAAAACCCCCGCCGCGCTATCGTCCGGCGTATGAATTAAAAGACGGCAATCTCGAGAGATCAGGGCGTGGAACTAGTCTGCCGCAGATCAAAGCGCAATAG
- a CDS encoding GDP-L-fucose synthase: MPNVILVTGGTGLVGKAIEHVINTEPEGSRFGKKPGETWVFASSSEGDLRDPDQTRQLYDKYKPTHVIHLAALVGGLFKNMKYKLTFLRDNILINDNVLHAAYEHKTQKVISCLSTCVFPDKVEYPLDENKIHSGPPHSSNFGYAHAKRMVDVQNHAYKEEFGCNFTSAIPTNVFGPHDNFDLEDSHVIPGLIHKCYLAKQNKTPFVVSGTGKPLRQFIFSYDLAKLFIWMLREYDDVEPVILSVGEDEEVSIKEVADAIVKAVGFEGDYKFDPSRADGQFRKPASNKKLLTLMGGFQFTPFEEALDLTVKWFLDNYHTNARTGLQKSRA; the protein is encoded by the exons ATGCCGAACGTTATTCTCGTCACTGGCGGAACCGGTTTGGTCGGAAAGGCCATTGAACATGTCATAAATACCGAGCCAGAAGGTTCAAGGTTTGGAAAGAAGCCTGGAGAGACTTGGGTATTCGCGAGTTCTTCAGAAGGTGATTTAAG GGACCCCGACCAGACGCGTCAACTGTACGACAAATACAAGCCTACCCATGTTATTCACCTCGCTGCGCTCG TTGGAGGATTATTCAAGAACATGAAATACAAG TTGACATTCCTCCGTGATAACATTCTCATCAACGACAACGTTCTACACGCCGCATACGAGCACAAGACGCAAAAGGTCATCTCGTGCCTGTCGACATGCGTCTTCCCTGATAAGGTAGAATATCCCCTCGACGAAAATAAGATCCACAGCGGGCCTCCTCATTCCAGTAACTTCGGGTATGCACATGCCAAGCGTATGGTTGATGTTCAAAAcca CGCATACAAGGAGGAGTTCGGTTGCAACTTTACCTCTGCTATCCCTACCAATGTCTTCGGACCCCATGATAATTT TGATTTGGAAGACTCGCATGTCATCCCAGGCCTCATCCATAAGTGCTACCTAGCCAAAC AAAATAAAACTCCTTTTGTCGTATCCGGAACCGGCAAACCGCTTCGGCAATTTATCTTCTCTTATGATCTCGCAAAATTGTTCATTTGGATGCTACGAGAGTACGACGACGTTGAACCCGTCATCCTGTCAG TtggcgaagatgaagaagtgAGCATTAAAGAAGTCGCCGATGCCATTGTAAAAGCTGTTGGCTTCGAGGGTGACTACAAG TTTGATCCCTCCCGAGCCGATGGTCAATTCCGCAAACCCGCTTCGAACAAGAAACTTTTGACCTTGATGGGAGGTTTCCAGTTCACTCCGTTCGAGGAAG CTCTGGACCTGACTGTGAAATGGTTCTTGGACAACTACCACACCAACGCGCGCACTGGGCTGCAGAAATCGcgagcttga
- a CDS encoding GDP-mannose 4,6 dehydratase: protein MSVVDLVPPFAQLNLPPVEEYQKRKVALISGITGQDGSYLTELLLEKGYQVHGIIRRSSSFNTGRLHHLYEDQHERPTRFKLHYGDLSDSTNLVYIIAQVQPTEVYNLGAQSHVKVSFEMAEYTGDVDGLGTLRLLDAIRTCGLEKHVKFYQASTSELYGKVVETPQSETTPFYPRSPYGCAKLYAYWIVVNYREAYGMFACNGILFNHESPRRGRTFVTRKITRAAAEISLGKQSCLYLGNIDARRDWGHARDYVEGMWMMLQQPTAEDFVLATGETHPVREFVEKSFKVVGITLKWEGHGVDEQGIDVKTGKAVVKVDPKYFRPAEVDLLLGNPAKAERILGWKRRIDFDTLVKEMVEADLKAAASLVEDQN, encoded by the exons ATGTCTGTCGTCGATCTTGTTCCCCCCTTTGCCCAGCTCAATCTCCCCCCTGTTGAAGAGTACCAGAAGCGCAAAGTCGCGTTAATTTCTG GTATCACCGGCCAGGACGGGTCCTACTT AACAGAGCTGTTGCTGGAGAAGGGGTATCAAGTGCATGGCATTATCCGTCGCTCGTCGAGTTTCAACACCGGGCGGCTTCACCATCTTTACGAGGATCAGCATGAGC GACCTACCCGATTTAAGCTCCATTACGGAGATCTGAGCGACAGCACGAATCTGGTGTACATCATCGCGCAGGTGCAGCCCACTGAGGTATACAACCTGGGAGCCCAGTCTCACGTCAAGGTCTCGTTCGAGATGGCGGAGTACACTGGCGATGTGGACGGCCTAGGTACACTCCGTCTGCTCGACGCGATTAGGACATGTGGATTGGAGAAACACGTCAAGTTCTATCAGGCGTCGACGTCTGAGCTGTACGGCAAGGTCGTCGAAACTCCACAGAGCGAGACGACGCCATTCTACCCCCGATCGCCGTATGGCTGCGCCAAGCTATATGCGTATTGGATTGTTGTCAACTATCGTGAGGCATACGGGATGTTTGCGTGCAATGGGATTCTGTTCAACCATGAGAGTCCTCGTCGGGGACGGACGTTTGTGACGCGGAAGATTACGAGGGCCGCCGCGGAGATTTCATTGGGAAAACAGTCATGTTTGTACCTTGGAAACATCGACGCTCGGCGTGATTGGGGCCATG CTCGTGACTACGTGGAGGGCATGTGGATGATGCTCCAACAACCCACTGCAGAAGACTTTGTGCTCGCTACTGGGGAAACCCACCCCGTTCGCGAGTTTGTGGAAAAGTCTTTCAAGGTCGTTGGGATTACGCTAAA ATGGGAAGGTCACGGCGTTGATGAACAAGGAATTGACGTTAAGACTGGAAAGGCTGTTGTAAAAGTCGATCCAAAATACTTCAGACCTGCCGAAGTCGA TCTTCTTCTGGGCAACCCAGCTAAGGCTGAACGGATCCTTGGATGGAAACGACGCATAGACTTTGATACCCTTGTCAAGGAAATGGTCGAGGCAGATCTCAAGGCTGCTGCAAGTCTTGTCGAGGACCAAAATTGA
- a CDS encoding Aspyridones efflux protein apdF, with protein sequence MSASSHIPTKSSQDDMASKEYVQTEYPSISASEVEATSPTNLKFDEGALLGAWLVQFCVLGLPLSFGVMESFYAEHYLSNFTPSTINWIGSIQLCFEFLLGVVVAGVFDAGHFRWISIPASVLFVFSMFMLSLAKQEQYYQIFLSQGLGAGIAIGMLYTPTSSAVSQHFKKKRGFAMGIITTGGALGGAFFSIVLGHFLNGSIGFAWGVRICAFICLGCLILANLLMSTQYPPPTSVVTNEQPVGIPLAQLVRSTSYISFILFAFVISISLYNPMFSVELFALRNAHVSQALGGYLLAILNVSSIFGRLFFNRLADRYGVFEVYIPCITATGKSGFLRVIASVMTKCTSVASIIVFCILYGIFSGSAVSLYFPAVLSLDRDVTRSGLRLGLASVPVGIASLVGTPIAAAVVGHDRWWAGSVFTGVLELTAALLLTISFLTKPKY encoded by the exons ATGTCGGCCTCGAGCCATATCCCCACCAAATCGAGTCAGGATGACATGGCGAGCAAGGAATATGTCCAAACGGAATATCCTTCCATTAGCGCATCAGAGGTCGAGGCCACATCGCCAACAAACCTAAAGTTCGACGAGGGTGCTC TTCTAGGAGCTTGGCTAGTACAATTCTGTGTCCTCGGGCTTCCTCTTTCGTTTGGGGTCATGGAAAGCTTCTATGCTGAACATTATCTGTCCAACTTTACACCCTCGACGATCAATTGGATTG GATCGATCCAATTatgttttgaatttttgctTGGGGTAGTTGTTGCTGGGGT GTTCGACGCTGGCCACTTCCGCTGGATATCAATACCTGCATCTGTTCTCTTCGTATTCTC CATGTTCATGCTCTCGTTGGcaaagcaagaacaatattACCAGATTTTCCTCTCCCAGGGGCTGGGAGCGGGAATCGCTATAGGCATGCTCTACACCCCGACATCATCTGCTGTGTCTCAACACTTCAAAAAGAAGCGTGGATTTGCAATG GGAATAATCACCACCGGAGGTGCGTTGGGAGGTGCCTTCTTTTCGATTGTTCTCGGTCACTTTCTCAACGGCTCCATTGGGTTCGCCTGGGGCGTCCGAATATGCGCATTTATTTGCCTTGGTTGCCTGATCCTCGCAAACCTGTTGATGAGCACTCAATACCCGCCTCCCACATCTGTTGTCACTAACGAGCAGCCAGTCGGCATTCCATTGGCCCAACTCGTGCGGAGCACATCCTACATATCTTTTATCCTATTTGCGTTTGTTATCTCCATCTCGTTGTACAATCCCATGTTCTCAGTGGAGCTCTTCGCACTCCGGAACGCACATGTTTCCCAGGCGCTGGGTGGTTACCTGCTGGCCATCCTCAACGTGAGCAGCATCTTCGGGCGATTATTTTTCAACCGTCTCGCCGACCGTTACGGAGTATTCGAGGTGTACATTCCTTGTATAACTGCTACAGGCAAGTCCGGCTTTTTAC GTGTGATCGCCTCTGTTATGACGAAGTGCACCAGCGTGGCGTCAATTATCGTATTTTGTATCTT ATATGGGATATTTTCGGGCTCCG CCGTATCACTCTATTTTCCCGCAGTGCTCTCTCTCGACCGGGACGTCACCCGTTCGGGCCTGCGCCTCGGTCTTGCTTCAGTCCCAGTGGGGATCGCGAGTCTTGTTGGGACACCCATCGCCGCTGCGGTCGTCGGCCACGACCGTTGGTGGGCAGGGTCCGTGTTCACAGGC GTGCTCGAGCTTACAGCCGCCTTGCTTCTGACCATTTCATTCCTGACAAAACCCAAGTACTGA
- a CDS encoding Highly reducing polyketide synthase stpks1: protein MYVSEPIQHKTIVKIREGFEPPLILLHARLQLDLVVIGGYGTVKAFWPLKHVFSTTLWAIQVTPDTPLQSLEAQVAFYYRRIKEEQANGPYRICSFSASSLMAVAITKLLEKGGDRVEQLSFIDHFPTTFIASQLGVDISRIPLTDPRARQEFFKASVNNLVGMTHGDRRGQDSKRHQMANDLYAAYNGLPTSEFMTRSKGIMDGFLNRIFDFILSIHQESLRNGHGDQNRMEFMQNWLREVKAPVSVYLGTYGMLSMYSPDQYPPAEWYVYQCFKDVKITVLDAGHYDILESEGLIKGLQEKYLQPRVARL from the exons ATGTATGTCAGCGAGCCCATACAGCATAAAACTATAGTGAAAATCCGAGAAGGCTTTGAGCCTCCATTGATCCTTTTGCATG CGCGATTACAGCTGGACCTGGTGGTGATAGGTGGATATGGAACCGTGAAGGCATTTTGGCCTCTCAAACACGTTTTCTCCACTACACTATGGGCAATTCAAGTTACACCAGACACGCCTCTTCAGTCGTTAGAGGCCCAAGTAGCGTTTTATTATAGAAGGATCAAG GAGGAACAAGCAAATGGTCCTTATCGCATATGCTCTTTTTCCGCCAGCAGTCTAATGGCAGTGGCCATTACCAAACTTCTCGAGAAAGGCGGAGATAGGGTGGAACAACTCTCATTTATTGACCACTTCCCCACAACGTTCATTGCCTCACAACTGGGAGTAGATATTTCGCGGATCCCTTTGACAGACCCGCGAGCACGACAGGAATTCTTCAAAGCGAGCGTCAACAATCTGGTTGGTATGACCCACGGTGATAGAAGAGGACAGGACTCAAAGCGACATCAAATGGCCAACGATCTTTATGCTGCGTACAATGGACTTCCTACATCCGAGTTCATGACAAGGTCAAAAGGAATTATGGACGGCTTTTTAAACCGCATATTTGACTTCATTTTGTCAATCCACCAAGAATCCCTTCGCAATGGGCACGGTGATCAAAACCGGATGGAGTTTATGCAAAACTGGCTGAGAGAGGTTAAAGCGCCGGTCAGCGTCTATTTGGGTACCTACGGCATGCTTAGCATGTACTCCCCGGACCAGTATCCGCCCGCTGAGTGGTATGTTTATCAGTGCTTCAAAGATGTGAAGATAACTGTGTTGGATGCCGGCCACTACGATATTTTGGAGAGCGAAGGGCTGATCAAGGGACTCCAGGAAAAATATCTCCAACCCCGTGTAGCACGACTTTAG